A region from the Eublepharis macularius isolate TG4126 chromosome 13, MPM_Emac_v1.0, whole genome shotgun sequence genome encodes:
- the VSIG1 gene encoding V-set and immunoglobulin domain-containing protein 1, producing the protein MFRGCTLDRFLCRPTDTLATMLKIFAILAALAGPLSCVVVTVPEKTVNTTVGGNITLLCTYRTEMIATNLLIQWIFYSAQERKKDTIYFSQSGQSYSYGEFKGRIQAANNTGNASITIFNMQASDTGIYSCDVFNPVDTNAQNEKSVAVSVLVPPSQPHCGLRGTPEMDHLVSLFCFSEGGMPVPTYQWQKVSGDTVTPVTESYNPKTGLFVIGNLTKFEEGYYRCMATNRLGNSSCDISVTTSHSEGGIIAGALIGAILAAALICGVVWFLASKEKKKKRKEKAAVNEMQAVDQKEPLNAEYTAVPSQENVPVAAIPPSKESTETNEYVTPEEIEVAAVPENEMQEAEHQPVA; encoded by the exons atgttccgtggctg CACTCTGGACAGATTCCTTTGCAGACCTACAGACACTTTGGCAACCATGTTGAAGATATTTGCTATTCTGGCAGCTCTTGCTG GTCCTCTGAGCTGTGTTGTTGTGACTGTTCCAGAGAAGACTGTGAACACAACAGTTGGTGGGAATATCACTCTTCTCTGCACATATAGAACAGAGATGATTGCAACTAACCTGCTTATCCAGTGGATCTTTTACAGTGcccaagagagaaaaaaagacacg ATCTATTTTTCTCAGAGCGGCCAGTCATATTCCTACGGAGAGTTTAAAGGCAGAATCCAAGCTGCAAACAACACAGGAAATGCATCAATAACTATCTTCAACATGCAGGCATCAGACACGGGTATATATAGCTGTGACGTTTTCAATCCTGTGGACACAAATGCACAGAATGAAAAGTCCGTGGCTGTCAGCGTCTTAG TCCCTCCATCCCAGCCTCACTGTGGCCTTCGTGGGACACCCGAGATGGACCACCTCGTCTCCCTGTTCTGCTTTTCCGAAGGAGGGATGCCTGTTCCTACTTACCAGTGGCAAAAAGTATCAGGGGACACAGTCACGCCTGTGACAGAGTCATATA ATCCCAAAACGGGTCTCTTTGTTATTGGCAACCTGACAAAATTTGAAGAAGGCTATTACCGCTGCATGGCTACCAACCGTCTTGGAAACAGCAGTTGCGACATAAGTGTCACCACCTCTC ATTCTGAAGGCGGCATCATTGCTGGGGCGTTGATCGGAGCAATTCTAGCGGCTGCTCTGATCTGTGGCGTTGTCTGGTTCTTAGCttcaaaggagaagaaaaagaagagaaaagagaaagccgCAGTGAATGAAATGCA GGCTGTTGATCAGAAGGAACCACTGAATGCTGAGTATACTGCTGTGCCCAGCCAAGAAAATGTGCCTGTGGCAGCCATTCCTCCAAGCAAAGAATCCACTGAAACAAATGAATATGTCACTCCAGAGGAGATTGAAGTGGCCGCGGTGCCTGAAAATGAGATGCAAGAAGCAGAGCACCAGCCAGTGGCCTAG